A single Anopheles funestus chromosome 2RL, idAnoFuneDA-416_04, whole genome shotgun sequence DNA region contains:
- the LOC125761941 gene encoding phospholipase A1-like isoform X1: MVLLVKIVLCSMLLSGGVMIYQFIDAQAQHLLAQALYLGDQDAFNTTREDCVWKRSNGQDVCPDEDISIYLYTSGIVKDKFKFDHRLRDWLNNTEWDHAKENIILIHGYAGGDDTLPIAVLRDAYINHGGYNVFLVDWGALCQPPCYVAAVYNIRSVATCLAQSLMQLRDLGLPVEKTTCVGHSLGAHICGLMANYLNFRMERIIALDPARPLIKPGGVNRLDQGDAKYVQVIHTNAGHYGEGGRVGHIDFCVNGGRRQPYCGNSTNINLCSHIWAICYLAQSLYEGHEPMAEPCSRRCPSNAVLSGIRQGRRRFGYAMGYAIPMGLKTPPNAAGSYCIKDNNPPFCPSNPTMPGDQRCCI; the protein is encoded by the exons TATAGACGCCCAGGCACAGCATCTTCTGGCGCAGGCCCTCTATCTCGGCGATCAGGATGCGTTCAACACGACGCGGGAGGATTGCGTGTGGAAGCGAAGCAACGGGCAGGACGTCTGTCCGGATGAGGATATCAGCATCTACCTCTACACGTCCGGCATCGTGAAGGATAAGTTTAAG TTCGATCATCGGCTTCGGGATTGGTTGAACAACACGGAATGGGATCATGCGAAGGAGAACATCATTCTGATACACGGGTACGCCGGCGGTGATGATACGCTACCGATTGCGGTTCTACGAGATG CATACATTAACCACGGTGGATACAATGTCTTTCTTGTCGACTGGGGTGCCCTCTGTCAGCCACCGTGCTATGTCGCAGCCGTGTACAATATACGTTCAGTAGCGACCTGTCTGGCACAGAGTTTGATGCAGTTGCGCGATCTTGGATTACCGGTAGAGAAGACAACCTGCGTTGGCCATTCGCTTGGGGCTCACATCTGTGGTTTGATGGCGAACTATCTCAACTTTCGAATGGAGCGCATTATAG CATTGGATCCTGCCAGGCCACTCATCAAACCGGGAGGCGTTAATAGACTCGATCAGGGAGATGCCAAATACGTGCAGGTCATACACACGAATGCTGGCCATTACGGTGAGGGAGGTCGTGTGGGACACATCGATTTCTGTGTGAACGGTGGCAGACGGCAACCGTACTGTGGAAATAGCACAA ATATAAACCTCTGCAGCCACATCTGGGCTATTTGCTACCTGGCACAGTCACTGTACGAAGGACATGAACCGATGGCGGAACCGTGCAGTCGTCGATGTCCTTCTAATGCGGTGCTATCCGGTATCCGTCAGGGACGACGACGGTTCGGCTATGCGATGGGTTATGCCATACCGATGGGCTTGAAAACACCACCAAA TGCCGCCGGCTCGTACTGCATCAAAGACAATAATCCACCCTTCTGTCCATCGAATCCGACGATGCCCGGAGATCAGCGGTGTTGCATATAA
- the LOC125761941 gene encoding phospholipase A1-like isoform X2, protein MVLLVKIVLCSMLLSGGVMIYAQAQHLLAQALYLGDQDAFNTTREDCVWKRSNGQDVCPDEDISIYLYTSGIVKDKFKFDHRLRDWLNNTEWDHAKENIILIHGYAGGDDTLPIAVLRDAYINHGGYNVFLVDWGALCQPPCYVAAVYNIRSVATCLAQSLMQLRDLGLPVEKTTCVGHSLGAHICGLMANYLNFRMERIIALDPARPLIKPGGVNRLDQGDAKYVQVIHTNAGHYGEGGRVGHIDFCVNGGRRQPYCGNSTNINLCSHIWAICYLAQSLYEGHEPMAEPCSRRCPSNAVLSGIRQGRRRFGYAMGYAIPMGLKTPPNAAGSYCIKDNNPPFCPSNPTMPGDQRCCI, encoded by the exons ACGCCCAGGCACAGCATCTTCTGGCGCAGGCCCTCTATCTCGGCGATCAGGATGCGTTCAACACGACGCGGGAGGATTGCGTGTGGAAGCGAAGCAACGGGCAGGACGTCTGTCCGGATGAGGATATCAGCATCTACCTCTACACGTCCGGCATCGTGAAGGATAAGTTTAAG TTCGATCATCGGCTTCGGGATTGGTTGAACAACACGGAATGGGATCATGCGAAGGAGAACATCATTCTGATACACGGGTACGCCGGCGGTGATGATACGCTACCGATTGCGGTTCTACGAGATG CATACATTAACCACGGTGGATACAATGTCTTTCTTGTCGACTGGGGTGCCCTCTGTCAGCCACCGTGCTATGTCGCAGCCGTGTACAATATACGTTCAGTAGCGACCTGTCTGGCACAGAGTTTGATGCAGTTGCGCGATCTTGGATTACCGGTAGAGAAGACAACCTGCGTTGGCCATTCGCTTGGGGCTCACATCTGTGGTTTGATGGCGAACTATCTCAACTTTCGAATGGAGCGCATTATAG CATTGGATCCTGCCAGGCCACTCATCAAACCGGGAGGCGTTAATAGACTCGATCAGGGAGATGCCAAATACGTGCAGGTCATACACACGAATGCTGGCCATTACGGTGAGGGAGGTCGTGTGGGACACATCGATTTCTGTGTGAACGGTGGCAGACGGCAACCGTACTGTGGAAATAGCACAA ATATAAACCTCTGCAGCCACATCTGGGCTATTTGCTACCTGGCACAGTCACTGTACGAAGGACATGAACCGATGGCGGAACCGTGCAGTCGTCGATGTCCTTCTAATGCGGTGCTATCCGGTATCCGTCAGGGACGACGACGGTTCGGCTATGCGATGGGTTATGCCATACCGATGGGCTTGAAAACACCACCAAA TGCCGCCGGCTCGTACTGCATCAAAGACAATAATCCACCCTTCTGTCCATCGAATCCGACGATGCCCGGAGATCAGCGGTGTTGCATATAA
- the LOC125761950 gene encoding uncharacterized protein LOC125761950, which translates to MCHKQPSNLSQCLRLVLLLSFVWDIVLGHEFSIGPCQFQYEEPCTSKTIAFYIFSSEHPKDGPILLDSIDPHVPEHISLNHTNKMIVHGYGGSIDFNATKMIRKAYLRKPNTNVFIVDWGKLSRLPCYPTAAFNTKQAGECTATFLIGLQANHPEFSTRDLHAIGFSLGAHVLSFTSNALEKSIGVKFRRITGLDPALPFFATARPHWKLDQSDADFVDVIHTNAGVYGKIEACGHVDFYMNGGQNQPGCERDSNQPLCSHKMSAAYFAESINSKHGFWATRCTSYFAYFFGLCKYRVEQQQSLIAGEDSSRQEEASQPDAALDSENNNVHDTNRILMGEYCSNTDIRFYLFTRSNPDDRQYIHIDETWEQSNLSTSYFNPSHPVKVIIHGYNADMFLTPLINMKGEYLSRANYNLFYVDWSDLAHGPCYPSAVHNTRHVGKCIGQLVQRIIDAGTDNIHLVGFSLGAQVTNYVSTTVRPFRLRRITGLDPAMPLFITAAADDKLDPSDAEFVDVIHTNALVQGKIERCGHADFYVNGGILQPGCWSSGQNPMACSHHRAPDYYAESIRSLTGFWGWSCQSYVYYLLGFCPQNNVQVVAGEDCPSGTEGMFLISTNPAAPFAIGRWAGFSIPQKKDSVLHKHGLNRDPFISDIDQWGKLDSSFNNADHFPTPYSQDPNQNNDEWPYFNHIGTNEVTKEHIRTILEQDKSRYGGDRLPIATSTLATTIATVAPPSDNDIDDAFYLQDLRRRLQQKEASVMQHYSMPMFNAH; encoded by the exons ATGTGCCATAAGCAGCCAAGTAATCTGTCCCAGTGTTTACGCCTTGTTCTCCTCTTGAGCTTCGTATGGGACATTGTTCTTGGTCACGAGTTCTCGATAGGACCATGCCAGTTCCAGTATGAGGAACCGTGCACATCCAAAACGATCGCATTCTACATCTTCTCCAGTGAGCACCCGAAGGATGGCCCAATACTGCTCGACTCCATTGATCCACACGTACCGGAACACATTTCGCTCAATCATACTAACAAAATGATCGTACACGGATATGGCGGTAGTATCGATTTCAATGCTACCAAAATGATCCGCAAAG CGTACTTGCGAAAACCGAACACGAACGTCTTCATTGTCGATTGGGGAAAACTGTCCCGGCTTCCGTGCTATCCAACGGCCGCCTTCAACACGAAGCAGGCGGGCGAATGTACGGCCACATTCCTGATCGGGTTACAGGCGAACCATCCGGAATTTAGTACCCGCGATCTGCACGCCATCGGTTTCAGTCTCGGTGCGCACGTGCTAAGCTTCACCAGCAATGCGCTGGAGAAATCGATTGGCGTTAAGTTCCGCCGTATCACAG GTCTCGATCCAGCATTACCATTCTTTGCCACGGCCCGACCTCACTGGAAGCTGGACCAAAGCGATGCAGACTTTGTCGACGTGATCCACACAAATGCGGGCGTCTACGGGAAGATCGAGGCATGCGGCCATGTCGATTTCTACATGAACGGAGGACAAAATCAACCGGGGTGTGAAAGAGATTCAA ATCAGCCCCTTTGCAGCCACAAGATGTCGGCCGCCTACTTTGCGGAATCGATCAACAGCAAGCACGGTTTCTGGGCGACACGGTGCACCAGTTACTTTGCATACTTTTTCGGCCTCTGTAAGTATCGTGTCGAGCAGCAACAATCGCTGATTGCCGGTGAAGATAGCAGCCGGCAGGAAGAGGCGTCGCAACCAGACGCGGCCCTCGACAGCGAAAACAACAATGTGCACGATACCAATCGCATACTGATGGGCGAGTACTGTTCGAATAC TGATATTCGGTTCTATCTGTTTACCCGATCGAATCCCGACGATCGACAGTATATCCATATCGATGAGACCTGGGAGCAGTCGAATCTTAGCACGTCCTACTTCAATCCATCCCATCCTGTTAAAGTCATCATCCATGGTTACAATGCCGATATGTTCCTGACACCACTGATAAACATGAAAGGAG AGTATCTTTCACGTGCGAATTATAACCTCTTCTATGTTGATTGGAGTGATCTTGCCCATGGACCGTGTTATCCATCGGCCGTACACAATACACGGCATGTTGGCAAATGCATTGGTCAACTGGTTCAGCGAATCATCGATGCCGGAACGGATAATATTCATCTGGTTGGGTTTTCACTAGGAGCACAGGTTACCAACTACGTCTCCACAACGGTGAGACCCTTTCGATTGAGACGTATTACCGGTTTGGATCCCGCAATGCCACTGTTCATAACGGCAGCTGCGGATGATAAACTCGATCCGTCCGATGCTGAGTTTGTAGATGTGATCCACACGAATGCACTGGTGCAGGGAAAGATCGAACGGTGTGGACATGCGGATTTCTATGTGAATGGCGGAATACTACAGCCAGGTTGTTGGAGCTCTGGACAAA ACCCAATGGCTTGTAGTCATCACCGTGCACCGGACTATTATGCCGAATCGATCCGCAGCTTAACAGGCTTTTGGGGCTGGAGTTGTCAAAGCTACGTGTACTATCTGCTTGGCTTCTGTCCACAGAATAACGTGCAAGTTGTTGCGGGTGAAGATTGCCCATCCGGTACGGAGGGCATGTTTCTAATATCGACCAATCCGGCTGCACCGTTTGCGATCGGCCGATGGGCCGGGTTCAGCATACCGCAGAAAAAAGATTCCGTTCTACACAAGCACGGGCTTAATCGGGATCCTTTCATTAGTGATATCGATCAGTGGGGAAAACTGGACAGTTCCTTCAACAATGCCGATCACTTTCCAACACCGTACTCGCAGGATCCGAATCAAAATAACGATGAGTGGCCGTACTTTAATCACATCGGTACCAACGAGGTTACGAAGGAGCACATCCGTACGATTCTCGAACAGGACAAATCTCGCTACGGTGGTGATCGTTTACCGATAGCTACAAGCACGCTGGCTACTACGATCGCAACGGTGGCGCCACCTAGCGACAACGATATCGACGATGCGTTCTACCTTCAGGATCTGCGCCGACGGTTACAGCAGAAGGAAGCGAGCGTAATGCAACACTACTCCATGCCGATGTTCAACGCGCACTAG
- the LOC125761939 gene encoding lipase member H-like isoform X2, whose translation MIMKIKRALTFVLLLSAVNCDIQQLRAVDPNYGVTWMFMPDDQGNPIIVDLTEPNDTSTSTGRRNQIHEDVVFYYYRQSTINTPSSFRFINDPAVPLALNETYDPTLRTKFVIHGWKNSITSPVSQNIKNSYLQREDLNVIVVDWGPLASDTLYFRAASSTRDVGRHVGGLIDRMVVERGTNLNDVHIIGHSLGAHTSGFTGQSIRSGKVARVTGLDPALPGFTDQQPDKLLDPSDAQFVDVMHTCAGMLGHDRNLGHVDFWPNGGRVNQPGCGGIDDFVGACSHGRSYEFYAESVTRPTAFKAYPCRSADEFREAKCRSDSIPMGDATPTTARGNHFLETNAKPEYGKGI comes from the exons ATGATCATGAAGATCAAGAGAGCTTTAACGTTTGTTCTTCTGCTAAGCGCAG TAAACTGTGACATACAGCAGCTGCGAGCGGTCGATCCGAACTATGGCGTTACGTGGATGTTTATGCCGGACGACCAAGGCAACCCGATCATTGTTGATCTTACTGAACCGAATGATACGAGCACATCAACCGGAAGAAGGAACCAAATTCACGAAGATGTTGTGTTTTACTACTACCGACA ATCCACGAtcaacacaccaagctcgtTTCGTTTCATCAATGATCCAGCTGTACCATTGGCGCTGAATGAAACCTACGATCCAACACTACGCACCAAGTTCGTTATACACGGATGGAAGAACTCGATCACTAGCCCTGTGTCGCAAAACATCAAGAATAGCTACCTCCAGCGGGAAGATCTTAATGTGATCG TGGTCGATTGGGGACCTTTGGCATCGGACACACTTTACTTCCGGGCCGCTTCATCGACGCGGGATGTAGGCAGACACGTCGGTGGATTGATCGATCGGATGGTGGTGGAGCGCGGTACGAATCTGAACGATGTTCACATCATTGGTCACAGCCTCGGTGCACATACGTCCGGTTTCACGGGTCAATCCATACGGAGCGGGAAGGTGGCACGCGTAACTGGACTTGATCCAGCGCTTCCCGGCTTTACCGATCAACAGCCAGACAAATTGCTTGATCCGAGCGATGCACAGTTTGTCGACGTAATGCACACGTGTGCCGGCATGCTTGGGCATGATCGCAATCTCGGCCATGTTGACTTTTGGCCCAATGGTGGACGCGTCAATCAGCCAGGATGTGGCGGGATCGATGATTTCGTGGGAGCTTGCAGTCACGGACGTTCGTACGAGTTTTATGCCGAATCGGTTACACGTCCGACAGCGTTCAAAGCATATCCATGCCGTAGTGCGGACGAGTTTCGTGAAGCCAAGTGTCGCTCTGATTCGATTCCGATGGGTGACGCCACGCCCACCACTGCTCGGGGTAACCATTTTCTCGAAACGAACGCAAAACCGGAGTATGGAAAAGGAATCTAG
- the LOC125761939 gene encoding lipase member H-like isoform X1 yields MGNDTLTISTISSCAQFAPFGSMFEFLIPLMCQYVFLQEFFELNCDIQQLRAVDPNYGVTWMFMPDDQGNPIIVDLTEPNDTSTSTGRRNQIHEDVVFYYYRQSTINTPSSFRFINDPAVPLALNETYDPTLRTKFVIHGWKNSITSPVSQNIKNSYLQREDLNVIVVDWGPLASDTLYFRAASSTRDVGRHVGGLIDRMVVERGTNLNDVHIIGHSLGAHTSGFTGQSIRSGKVARVTGLDPALPGFTDQQPDKLLDPSDAQFVDVMHTCAGMLGHDRNLGHVDFWPNGGRVNQPGCGGIDDFVGACSHGRSYEFYAESVTRPTAFKAYPCRSADEFREAKCRSDSIPMGDATPTTARGNHFLETNAKPEYGKGI; encoded by the exons ATGGGTAACGATACACTGACGATTAGTACGATCAGTTCATGTGCACAATTCGCACCGTTCGGCAGCATGTTCGAATTCCTTATTCCGCTAATGTGTCAATATGTATTCCTTCAGGAATTCTTTGAAT TAAACTGTGACATACAGCAGCTGCGAGCGGTCGATCCGAACTATGGCGTTACGTGGATGTTTATGCCGGACGACCAAGGCAACCCGATCATTGTTGATCTTACTGAACCGAATGATACGAGCACATCAACCGGAAGAAGGAACCAAATTCACGAAGATGTTGTGTTTTACTACTACCGACA ATCCACGAtcaacacaccaagctcgtTTCGTTTCATCAATGATCCAGCTGTACCATTGGCGCTGAATGAAACCTACGATCCAACACTACGCACCAAGTTCGTTATACACGGATGGAAGAACTCGATCACTAGCCCTGTGTCGCAAAACATCAAGAATAGCTACCTCCAGCGGGAAGATCTTAATGTGATCG TGGTCGATTGGGGACCTTTGGCATCGGACACACTTTACTTCCGGGCCGCTTCATCGACGCGGGATGTAGGCAGACACGTCGGTGGATTGATCGATCGGATGGTGGTGGAGCGCGGTACGAATCTGAACGATGTTCACATCATTGGTCACAGCCTCGGTGCACATACGTCCGGTTTCACGGGTCAATCCATACGGAGCGGGAAGGTGGCACGCGTAACTGGACTTGATCCAGCGCTTCCCGGCTTTACCGATCAACAGCCAGACAAATTGCTTGATCCGAGCGATGCACAGTTTGTCGACGTAATGCACACGTGTGCCGGCATGCTTGGGCATGATCGCAATCTCGGCCATGTTGACTTTTGGCCCAATGGTGGACGCGTCAATCAGCCAGGATGTGGCGGGATCGATGATTTCGTGGGAGCTTGCAGTCACGGACGTTCGTACGAGTTTTATGCCGAATCGGTTACACGTCCGACAGCGTTCAAAGCATATCCATGCCGTAGTGCGGACGAGTTTCGTGAAGCCAAGTGTCGCTCTGATTCGATTCCGATGGGTGACGCCACGCCCACCACTGCTCGGGGTAACCATTTTCTCGAAACGAACGCAAAACCGGAGTATGGAAAAGGAATCTAG